From a region of the Odoribacter splanchnicus DSM 20712 genome:
- a CDS encoding hybrid sensor histidine kinase/response regulator, which produces MKIILSLFFVLLHSVLSYAYNQFSFVKYQVENGLSHNTVWYTIQDHQGFMWFGTSDGLNRFDGKNFKIFRHIPKDSTSLGNNIVRTIFEDERQNLWVGTNRGIYIFNSQQEEFEFFDNKTEDGVLISSNVYDIEQSHDGSIWIATFGQGLFIYTPQTNTLIQNTQHSSFIKSITSSGSGDMYIGTRQEGIICFAPNGIYKRSFSPDLQTTEQNNETNALYYYNDTLWFSLGTNSLNMLDLKSNRIHTFPTQFGTTNVTNIRSILVYSDTELLVGADNGLYLFNRTTHQFLRMDDPSNPKSLSDQSIFNIFKDREGGIWISTNLGGVNYLPRNLKPFQSYFPRYQSGSISGKAISEFCEDAQGNIWIATEDGGLNYLNTKTNQIKSYLPGARGASISYHNIHALFLDGPKLWIGTFSRGLDILDLTTGRVVNHQHTRGDIRTISDNSIYSIYKDREGTILIGTAWGLNRYNSSTGDFSLITDVGTTSHIYDILEDSRNNLWIATYNTGLFRYHYPDKSWTHYNYNPDQKGSVTSNSIITIFEDSRQNIWFGTEGAGLCTFDYDTETFASFDPENQVLPNPVVYAIEEDKAGNLWIAGNAGLLSINPQTRKWKLYTQADGLQSNQFNFHSSLHAHDDKLYFGGINGFNCFYPEDFRENTYIPEVVITRFSLFNQEIGPDTPDSPLSRSITQTSAITLPYDQNTFSFTFASLSYQAPDKNEYAYMLEGVDKEWIYTDGKNEASYTNLQPGDYVFRVKGSNNDGLWNTEGSSISLQILPPFWKSSWAYLFYTILILFLGVMTFRSWSKRVKKQHEELLKQYRQQQEKETYQTKINFFTQVAHEIRTPLSLIKMPLESIIQSGDGNEETRKYLTTMNQNTDLLLNLINQLLDFRKTETNEFKLKLRKYNLNELLHNIVSRFAPAAQLKNIALDVQLPVTPYIGCADEEALTKIISNLLSNALKYAHDKIGVTLQTEQEYFEIRVSDNGPGIPRSDRKRIFEIFYQTDNSRGGTGIGLPLAKLLAEKHGGRLYLDEQTQKTTFIIHIPLLQENTQEDDQVKLELLTSPVSDTGKELQTLEGKGSYSILLTEDNTELLSLTAEQLNKYYRILMARNGKEALAILKETNVDLVVSDIMMPEMDGYSLCESIKNNPQYCHIPVILLTAKTTTDDKIKGLQYGSDAYIEKPFSVQHLKTQIDNLLQNRQKLRKLFASSPLVTAETMAISPKDKEFIERLDTEIQKNLQEPTFSIDTLAEIMCMSRSNFYRKIKGISGMSPNDYLKTIRLKMAAELLLQQEYRINEIYELVGFSSSSYFTKCFKEQFGVPPKEFLNNAKNNAGNKSSEIVT; this is translated from the coding sequence ATGAAAATCATACTTAGTTTGTTTTTCGTGCTTTTACATTCCGTACTATCTTATGCTTACAATCAATTTTCTTTTGTCAAGTATCAGGTAGAAAACGGACTGTCTCACAATACAGTATGGTATACAATACAGGATCATCAAGGTTTTATGTGGTTCGGTACCAGTGACGGTTTGAACCGTTTCGACGGGAAAAACTTCAAAATTTTCCGCCACATCCCGAAAGACAGTACTTCTTTGGGAAATAATATTGTCCGGACCATTTTCGAAGATGAAAGACAAAATCTTTGGGTAGGTACAAACCGGGGAATATACATTTTCAATTCACAGCAGGAAGAGTTTGAATTTTTCGACAATAAAACGGAAGACGGAGTATTAATCAGTAGTAATGTTTACGATATAGAGCAGAGCCACGACGGCTCAATCTGGATAGCTACTTTCGGACAGGGATTGTTTATCTATACTCCCCAGACCAACACTCTGATTCAAAATACACAACATTCTTCTTTTATCAAATCCATTACCTCCTCCGGTTCAGGGGATATGTACATCGGCACCCGGCAGGAAGGAATCATTTGTTTCGCCCCTAACGGAATCTATAAACGTTCCTTTTCTCCCGACCTCCAGACTACGGAGCAAAATAACGAAACCAATGCACTTTATTACTACAACGATACCTTATGGTTCAGTCTCGGCACCAACAGCCTGAACATGCTGGATTTGAAAAGTAATCGAATACATACTTTCCCCACTCAGTTCGGCACGACCAATGTGACCAATATCCGTAGTATTCTTGTGTATTCGGATACCGAATTACTCGTAGGAGCGGACAACGGGCTGTACCTTTTCAACCGGACGACCCACCAGTTTTTACGAATGGACGATCCTTCGAATCCGAAAAGTCTGAGTGATCAGTCTATTTTCAATATCTTCAAAGACCGGGAAGGCGGTATCTGGATTTCCACCAACCTGGGAGGGGTGAATTATCTGCCCCGTAACCTGAAACCTTTCCAATCTTATTTTCCCCGTTATCAATCGGGATCTATCTCCGGTAAAGCCATCAGTGAATTTTGTGAAGATGCACAGGGAAATATCTGGATAGCTACAGAAGACGGTGGTTTGAACTATTTGAACACGAAAACAAACCAGATTAAGAGCTATCTGCCGGGAGCCCGGGGAGCCAGTATCAGCTATCACAATATCCATGCTTTATTCCTCGACGGCCCGAAATTATGGATAGGCACTTTTTCAAGAGGCCTGGACATCCTGGATCTTACCACCGGACGGGTCGTCAATCATCAGCATACGCGCGGAGATATCCGAACCATCAGTGACAACAGTATTTACTCCATATACAAAGACCGGGAAGGTACTATCCTGATCGGAACAGCCTGGGGATTAAACCGTTACAATTCATCCACCGGGGATTTTTCACTCATCACCGATGTCGGAACCACTTCCCACATCTACGACATCCTGGAAGACAGCAGAAACAATCTGTGGATTGCGACTTATAATACCGGCCTTTTCCGCTATCATTACCCGGATAAGAGCTGGACACATTACAACTATAACCCCGACCAAAAAGGATCTGTAACCAGTAACAGTATCATCACCATTTTCGAAGACAGCCGGCAGAACATCTGGTTCGGGACAGAAGGAGCCGGTTTGTGTACATTCGATTACGACACCGAAACTTTTGCTTCTTTCGATCCGGAAAACCAGGTATTGCCTAATCCGGTGGTTTATGCCATCGAAGAAGATAAAGCCGGAAATTTATGGATAGCCGGAAATGCCGGATTATTATCGATCAATCCTCAGACCCGGAAATGGAAACTATATACGCAAGCCGACGGGTTGCAAAGTAACCAGTTCAATTTCCATTCTTCCCTGCATGCTCACGACGACAAGCTCTATTTCGGCGGAATCAACGGATTCAACTGTTTCTATCCCGAAGATTTCCGGGAAAATACTTATATACCGGAAGTAGTCATCACCCGGTTCAGCCTTTTCAATCAGGAAATAGGGCCCGATACTCCTGACTCCCCTTTATCCCGGTCCATTACTCAAACTTCTGCGATTACGCTGCCCTACGATCAGAATACCTTCAGTTTTACTTTTGCTTCCCTCAGTTATCAGGCTCCGGACAAGAATGAATATGCCTATATGCTGGAAGGAGTCGATAAAGAATGGATCTATACCGATGGTAAAAATGAAGCCTCATACACCAACCTCCAACCGGGAGATTATGTTTTTCGGGTGAAAGGTTCGAACAACGACGGCTTATGGAATACCGAAGGTTCCTCGATCAGTTTACAGATTCTTCCCCCTTTCTGGAAAAGCAGCTGGGCTTATCTGTTTTATACCATTTTAATCTTATTCCTGGGAGTTATGACTTTCAGATCCTGGTCCAAGCGGGTGAAGAAGCAACACGAAGAATTACTGAAACAATACAGACAACAACAGGAAAAAGAAACCTATCAAACCAAAATAAACTTTTTCACTCAAGTAGCCCATGAAATCCGTACTCCGTTAAGTTTGATCAAAATGCCTCTGGAAAGTATTATCCAATCCGGCGACGGCAATGAAGAGACGAGGAAATACCTCACTACCATGAATCAAAACACGGACCTTTTACTCAACCTGATCAACCAACTGCTGGATTTCAGGAAAACAGAGACAAATGAATTCAAACTCAAACTGAGAAAATACAATTTAAACGAATTACTTCACAACATAGTAAGTCGTTTTGCCCCGGCAGCCCAGTTAAAAAATATCGCCCTGGATGTCCAATTGCCCGTAACTCCTTATATCGGCTGTGCGGATGAAGAAGCACTGACAAAGATCATCAGCAATCTCTTGAGCAATGCCCTGAAATATGCCCACGATAAGATCGGAGTGACATTACAAACCGAGCAGGAATATTTCGAGATCCGGGTATCCGACAACGGTCCGGGCATTCCCCGTTCGGACAGGAAAAGAATTTTTGAAATCTTCTATCAAACGGACAACAGCCGGGGCGGAACCGGAATCGGCCTGCCTTTAGCCAAGTTGCTGGCAGAAAAACATGGCGGCAGACTTTATCTGGACGAACAAACACAGAAAACTACATTTATTATCCATATTCCTCTGTTGCAAGAAAATACCCAAGAAGACGATCAGGTAAAACTGGAACTGTTGACCTCTCCGGTAAGCGATACGGGCAAAGAACTCCAGACTCTTGAAGGGAAAGGCAGCTATAGTATTCTTTTAACAGAAGACAACACCGAATTGCTGAGCCTGACAGCCGAACAATTGAATAAATATTACCGCATCCTGATGGCCCGGAACGGGAAAGAGGCACTCGCCATTCTAAAGGAAACAAACGTCGATCTGGTAGTCAGCGATATCATGATGCCGGAGATGGACGGTTACAGCCTGTGTGAAAGTATCAAGAACAACCCTCAATATTGTCACATTCCGGTTATCCTTTTAACCGCCAAGACTACGACCGACGATAAAATCAAAGGACTTCAATACGGCTCGGACGCTTACATCGAAAAACCTTTCTCTGTACAACATTTGAAGACTCAAATAGACAATCTGTTGCAAAACCGTCAGAAACTACGGAAACTTTTCGCTTCTTCACCTTTGGTTACAGCCGAAACGATGGCTATTTCGCCCAAAGACAAAGAATTTATCGAACGTCTGGATACCGAAATTCAAAAGAACCTGCAGGAACCTACTTTCTCTATCGACACACTGGCAGAAATCATGTGTATGAGCCGTTCGAATTTCTATCGGAAAATCAAAGGAATTTCAGGTATGTCGCCCAACGACTACCTGAAGACAATCCGTTTGAAGATGGCTGCCGAATTGCTTTTACAACAAGAATACCGGATCAACGAAATCTACGAATTGGTCGGGTTCAGTTCTTCTTCTTATTTCACGAAATGTTTTAAAGAACAATTCGGAGTTCCCCCGAAAGAATTTTTGAATAATGCTAAAAACAATGCCGGAAATAAATCGTCAGAAATAGTAACATGA
- a CDS encoding ROK family protein: MKKDVALGIDIGGTNTAFGFIDREGNYLTEGNIPTAKHEDINDYLKELYLEIEKVLDPIRQEVNFVGIGIGAPNGNYFKGAIEFAPNLPWHDVIPLCDMMKEYYPELPVYLNNDAKAAAIGEMIYGGAQGMKNFIMVTLGTGLGSGFVVNGELVYGHDGFAGELGHTIVSPNGRQCGCGRSGCLETYVSATGVKRTAYKMMAKYNYPSELRSIPFNEMNAKIVSEAAQKGDMIAINTFKYTGKMLGEALANAVAITSPEAIFLMGGLAKAGDLLFEPVKDHMEMNLLKIYSNKVKILPSKLTKNVAIYGAAALVWKELEK, encoded by the coding sequence ATGAAAAAAGACGTCGCTTTAGGGATTGACATCGGTGGTACCAACACCGCTTTTGGTTTTATCGACAGAGAAGGGAACTACCTTACAGAAGGGAACATCCCGACAGCTAAACATGAAGATATCAACGATTATCTGAAAGAATTATATCTGGAAATCGAAAAAGTACTGGATCCTATCCGCCAGGAAGTCAACTTTGTAGGAATCGGAATCGGAGCACCCAATGGTAATTACTTCAAAGGAGCGATCGAATTTGCACCGAACCTGCCTTGGCACGATGTCATTCCTTTGTGCGATATGATGAAAGAATACTATCCCGAACTGCCGGTTTATCTGAACAACGACGCCAAAGCTGCAGCTATCGGTGAAATGATTTACGGCGGTGCCCAAGGGATGAAAAATTTCATCATGGTCACTTTAGGTACCGGTCTGGGTAGTGGATTCGTAGTCAACGGCGAATTGGTTTACGGACACGACGGCTTTGCCGGAGAACTCGGTCATACCATCGTTTCTCCCAACGGCCGCCAATGTGGTTGCGGACGTAGCGGTTGTCTGGAGACCTATGTATCTGCCACGGGAGTAAAACGCACCGCTTATAAAATGATGGCTAAATATAACTATCCGAGCGAATTGAGATCCATCCCTTTCAATGAAATGAATGCGAAAATCGTAAGCGAAGCTGCACAAAAAGGCGATATGATCGCTATCAATACTTTCAAATATACCGGAAAAATGCTGGGTGAAGCTTTGGCCAACGCCGTTGCCATCACCAGCCCAGAAGCCATCTTCCTGATGGGAGGCCTGGCCAAAGCCGGCGACCTGCTTTTCGAACCGGTAAAAGATCATATGGAAATGAATCTTTTGAAGATTTATAGCAATAAAGTCAAAATCTTACCTTCTAAACTGACTAAGAATGTCGCCATTTACGGAGCTGCTGCTTTAGTCTGGAAAGAGCTGGAAAAATAA
- the tatC gene encoding twin-arginine translocase subunit TatC: protein MQEANEKEMTFWDHLDELRKVFFRIAIAVILLACIAFLNKELLFDIVLAPQQSDFILYRFFNRLAADFSMPSLQVEDFHVELINIQLTSQFMIHMSTAFYAGLLLASPYIIYLLFGFISPALHEAERKTCLKIMIPGFFLFITGILLNYFVIFPLSFRFLATYQVSELVVNKISISSYISSFTMLSLLLGAAFEIPIIAYFLSKLGLITAPMLKQYRKYALVGILVIAAIITPTSDVFTLLLVSIPLYFLYELSIQVVGRSRKKK, encoded by the coding sequence ATGCAGGAAGCAAATGAGAAAGAGATGACTTTCTGGGATCATTTGGATGAACTCAGAAAGGTATTTTTTCGTATTGCCATAGCCGTTATCCTTTTGGCTTGTATAGCTTTTCTGAATAAAGAATTACTTTTCGATATCGTCCTGGCTCCACAGCAGTCGGATTTTATTCTCTATCGTTTTTTCAACCGACTGGCGGCCGATTTTTCCATGCCTTCCCTGCAAGTAGAAGACTTTCATGTAGAGCTGATCAATATCCAGTTGACCTCACAATTCATGATTCATATGAGCACTGCGTTTTATGCCGGTTTGTTGCTCGCTTCTCCTTACATCATTTATTTGTTGTTCGGTTTTATCAGTCCGGCCCTACATGAAGCCGAACGTAAAACCTGCCTGAAAATTATGATTCCGGGGTTTTTCCTATTTATTACCGGCATCTTGCTCAATTATTTCGTGATCTTTCCGCTTTCTTTCCGTTTTTTGGCAACCTATCAGGTCAGTGAACTTGTAGTCAATAAAATATCGATCTCTTCCTACATCAGCAGTTTTACCATGCTCTCGTTATTGCTGGGAGCAGCTTTTGAAATCCCTATTATCGCTTATTTTTTGTCTAAATTAGGACTGATCACCGCTCCCATGCTGAAACAATACCGGAAATATGCTTTAGTGGGTATCCTGGTCATAGCAGCGATCATCACCCCAACTTCGGATGTCTTCACTTTATTACTGGTCTCTATACCTCTCTATTTCCTATATGAACTCAGTATTCAAGTGGTAGGCAGAAGCCGGAAGAAAAAATAG
- a CDS encoding Sec-independent protein translocase subunit TatA/TatB, protein MERLLIFGLGGQEILFIALIVLLLFGGRKIPELMKGLGKGVKSFKDGMNGVENDLNPDNNDKK, encoded by the coding sequence ATGGAAAGATTATTGATTTTTGGTTTGGGTGGACAAGAAATTCTTTTTATTGCGTTGATTGTGTTGTTACTTTTCGGAGGCCGGAAAATACCTGAATTGATGAAAGGTTTGGGGAAAGGAGTAAAAAGTTTCAAAGACGGCATGAATGGCGTTGAAAATGATTTGAATCCCGATAATAACGATAAAAAGTAA
- a CDS encoding MFS transporter, with the protein MEQKNKFIYILPVMFGFFIMGFCDLVGISVTYAKEQFQWTETQAGFLPSMVFLWFFILSVPTAMLMNRIGRKNTVLLSMLFTFAGMVLPFIDFSETSCYVAFALLGIGNTILQVSLNPLLANVVQGKGLTSSLTAGQFVKAISSFVGPLLAGYCSAALGNWALMFPIYAVVTLISSAWLFLTPIQREKVEGETSSFPATLKLLGDNKILLLFFGILCVVGLDVGMNTLTPKLLLERVPGISTESAGYGTSWYFAARTIGTFCGAFLLAKLSERGYFRINMIIAMIAVCGLWFATGQAAILTLVCIIAFAASSIFAVVYSMAIQARPEKANEISGLMITGVAGGAIAPPLMGICADAVGGQGGSVTIIAICTAYLLFCSYGIKVAKK; encoded by the coding sequence ATGGAACAAAAGAACAAGTTTATTTACATCTTGCCCGTAATGTTCGGTTTTTTCATTATGGGATTCTGTGATTTGGTGGGGATTTCTGTAACTTATGCGAAGGAGCAGTTCCAGTGGACCGAAACACAAGCCGGCTTTTTGCCGTCAATGGTATTTTTGTGGTTTTTTATCTTGTCTGTACCTACAGCCATGTTAATGAACCGGATAGGACGAAAAAATACAGTATTATTGAGTATGCTGTTCACTTTCGCCGGCATGGTATTGCCTTTCATTGATTTCAGTGAAACCTCCTGTTATGTTGCGTTTGCCTTATTGGGAATCGGTAATACCATTCTGCAGGTATCTTTGAATCCGTTATTGGCGAACGTTGTACAGGGAAAAGGGTTGACCAGTAGTTTGACGGCAGGGCAGTTTGTAAAAGCCATTTCTTCCTTTGTCGGACCGCTTTTGGCTGGATATTGTTCGGCTGCTTTAGGAAACTGGGCGCTGATGTTCCCGATTTATGCCGTGGTTACTTTGATTTCCTCCGCTTGGTTGTTCCTGACTCCGATTCAGAGAGAGAAGGTCGAAGGAGAAACCTCCTCTTTTCCTGCAACTTTAAAATTGCTGGGAGATAATAAAATTTTATTGTTATTTTTTGGTATTTTGTGTGTCGTTGGCTTGGACGTGGGAATGAATACATTGACTCCGAAATTGTTACTCGAACGAGTTCCGGGGATTTCTACCGAAAGTGCAGGATACGGTACAAGTTGGTATTTTGCTGCACGTACGATAGGTACTTTTTGTGGTGCTTTCCTGTTGGCCAAATTATCTGAAAGAGGCTATTTCCGGATCAATATGATCATTGCTATGATTGCGGTTTGTGGGTTGTGGTTCGCTACCGGCCAGGCTGCAATTCTTACTTTGGTTTGTATTATCGCTTTCGCGGCTTCCAGTATCTTCGCCGTGGTTTATTCTATGGCTATTCAGGCACGTCCCGAAAAAGCGAACGAAATTTCCGGTTTGATGATTACGGGGGTTGCCGGTGGTGCTATCGCTCCTCCATTGATGGGGATCTGTGCCGATGCTGTCGGCGGACAAGGTGGTTCAGTTACTATTATTGCTATTTGTACTGCTTACCTGTTATTCTGTTCTTATGGAATTAAAGTAGCTAAGAAATAA
- a CDS encoding glycoside hydrolase family 43 protein — translation MKRIKNVLIFFLAMVMLGACRDKKSEKKEEENIQQENTFVNPLKTEGAQCWANYYDGWYYYMQEAVDRLELWRTRDITDLEHAEHKVIWIPKDPSNAHHLWGPEIHPIAGKWYVYYAASDDNMDNHQLFVLENSSADPFEGEFELKGRISTDKNNNWAIHPNVFEHRGEWYMTWSGWQSRRVSTEHQCIYIAKMKNPWTLESDRVLLSKPEFEWERQWINPDGSKTAYTIYVNESPQFYKSRKGDKIFIFYSASGTWTCFYAVGMLMADADSDLLDPDSWTKSTRPVFKQCPENKVYGPGHVSFIPSPDGKEDYLLYDARSVENDPAGSRDSRTPRLQKIEWDKDGIPYLGVPLPLSVRLNKPSGL, via the coding sequence ATGAAAAGAATAAAAAATGTATTGATTTTTTTTCTGGCTATGGTAATGCTAGGAGCTTGCCGGGATAAAAAGTCTGAAAAAAAAGAGGAGGAGAATATACAGCAAGAAAATACATTTGTAAATCCGCTGAAAACGGAAGGTGCTCAATGTTGGGCGAATTATTACGATGGTTGGTATTATTACATGCAGGAGGCGGTCGATCGGTTGGAATTGTGGCGTACCCGGGATATTACGGATTTGGAACATGCGGAGCATAAAGTGATCTGGATACCGAAAGATCCGTCTAATGCTCATCATCTGTGGGGACCTGAAATTCATCCCATTGCAGGCAAATGGTATGTGTATTATGCTGCTTCCGACGATAATATGGATAATCATCAATTATTCGTATTGGAGAATAGTTCGGCAGATCCTTTCGAAGGTGAATTCGAGTTGAAAGGACGGATCAGTACGGATAAGAATAACAATTGGGCGATCCATCCGAATGTCTTCGAACACCGGGGAGAATGGTATATGACCTGGTCCGGTTGGCAGTCCCGTCGGGTGAGTACCGAACACCAATGCATTTATATCGCTAAGATGAAAAATCCCTGGACCCTGGAATCCGACCGGGTTTTACTTTCGAAGCCCGAGTTCGAATGGGAACGCCAATGGATCAATCCGGATGGAAGTAAAACGGCATATACGATTTATGTGAACGAATCCCCTCAGTTTTATAAAAGCCGGAAAGGGGATAAGATTTTCATCTTTTATTCTGCCAGTGGTACCTGGACTTGTTTTTATGCGGTAGGAATGTTGATGGCCGATGCCGACAGCGATTTGCTGGATCCGGATTCCTGGACGAAATCAACCCGCCCTGTGTTTAAACAGTGTCCGGAAAATAAGGTATACGGACCGGGACATGTCAGTTTTATCCCTTCACCTGACGGGAAAGAGGATTATCTTTTATACGACGCCCGAAGTGTAGAAAACGACCCTGCCGGTTCCCGGGATTCCAGAACACCCCGTTTGCAAAAGATCGAATGGGATAAGGACGGAATACCTTATTTAGGTGTACCTCTACCGCTTTCTGTCCGCTTGAATAAACCTTCGGGTTTATGA
- a CDS encoding glycoside hydrolase family 125 protein, with protein sequence MVTRRDFIKKSGLAIAAAAMSGSPLKAMMGNNGQGSGASAAADGYVCQRPKPEERHFTSKAVEEVIAGTKKKLKDPKLAWMFENCFPNTLDTTVNFKMIDGKPDTFVITGDIDAMWLRDSGAQVWPYVALCKKDEQLRLLIAGVINRQTKLIQIDRYANGFTHGAESSEWATDLTEMKPYVHERKWEIDSLCYPIRLAYQYWKVTGDTSVFDQEWKKSMALVLQTFKEQQRKDGHGPYKFQRKTERQLDTLNNDGWGNPVNPVGLIVSSFRPSDDATTFGFLIPSNMFAVASLKQLAEISNKVSGDSTFASQCMALADEVQAAIHKYAIVNHPKYGKVYPFEIDGFGNNYFMDDANVPSLLAMPYLKTISAKDPVYRNTRKLVWSQDNPFFFKGKAGEGIGGPHIGYDMIWPMSIIMRAFTADNDGEIRQCIRMLRDTDGGTGFMHESFHKDNPTKFTRHWFAWTNTLFGELIVNLVENKKISLLNNL encoded by the coding sequence ATGGTAACAAGGAGAGATTTTATTAAGAAAAGCGGCTTGGCTATAGCTGCTGCGGCGATGAGTGGTTCCCCTTTGAAGGCTATGATGGGAAATAACGGACAGGGAAGCGGTGCTTCTGCAGCTGCCGACGGTTATGTATGCCAACGTCCGAAACCCGAAGAACGTCATTTTACTTCAAAGGCCGTTGAAGAAGTGATCGCCGGAACGAAAAAGAAATTGAAAGATCCGAAACTGGCCTGGATGTTTGAAAATTGTTTCCCGAATACATTGGATACTACTGTTAATTTTAAGATGATCGACGGTAAACCCGATACTTTCGTGATTACAGGAGATATCGATGCCATGTGGTTGAGGGATTCAGGAGCACAGGTGTGGCCATATGTAGCTTTGTGTAAGAAAGATGAACAATTACGTCTGTTGATTGCAGGAGTGATTAATCGGCAGACCAAGTTAATCCAGATCGACCGTTATGCCAACGGTTTTACTCATGGAGCGGAATCGAGCGAATGGGCGACCGACCTTACCGAGATGAAGCCGTATGTGCACGAACGGAAGTGGGAAATCGATTCCCTGTGCTATCCGATCCGGCTGGCTTATCAATATTGGAAAGTGACCGGTGATACCAGTGTTTTCGATCAGGAATGGAAAAAATCGATGGCGTTGGTGCTGCAAACGTTTAAGGAACAACAGCGGAAAGACGGACACGGACCTTATAAATTCCAACGGAAGACCGAACGACAACTGGATACCTTGAATAATGACGGTTGGGGAAACCCTGTCAATCCGGTGGGATTGATCGTTTCTTCTTTCCGGCCTTCGGATGATGCAACGACTTTCGGTTTCCTTATTCCTTCGAATATGTTTGCCGTTGCCTCATTGAAACAATTGGCCGAGATTTCGAATAAGGTGTCGGGTGACAGTACTTTTGCTTCACAGTGTATGGCTTTGGCCGACGAAGTGCAGGCCGCTATCCATAAATATGCTATCGTAAACCATCCGAAATATGGGAAAGTATATCCCTTCGAGATCGATGGCTTCGGTAACAACTACTTTATGGACGATGCCAATGTGCCTAGTTTGCTGGCGATGCCCTACCTGAAAACTATCTCTGCGAAAGATCCGGTTTACCGGAATACCCGTAAATTGGTCTGGAGTCAGGATAATCCTTTCTTTTTCAAAGGAAAAGCAGGCGAAGGAATCGGTGGCCCTCATATCGGTTACGATATGATTTGGCCGATGAGTATTATTATGCGTGCATTTACTGCGGACAATGACGGTGAAATACGTCAATGTATCCGGATGCTGAGAGATACAGACGGTGGTACCGGATTTATGCACGAATCTTTCCACAAAGATAATCCGACTAAATTCACCCGGCATTGGTTCGCCTGGACGAATACCTTGTTCGGGGAATTGATTGTGAACCTGGTGGAGAATAAAAAGATTTCACTACTGAATAATCTATAA